Proteins from a genomic interval of Corallococcus macrosporus:
- a CDS encoding helix-turn-helix transcriptional regulator — protein MNEELGITIGTEARAARQHLGLTQAEVAERIGLVHPVYNRLERGKMLPSVPSLYRLCRELNVSPEKLLGLTATGDVRKGTRPQSKAEDLPELRRLLHLARKLDAEKLDALLHVASALAR, from the coding sequence ATGAACGAAGAACTCGGCATCACCATTGGCACGGAGGCCCGTGCCGCCCGCCAGCACCTGGGCTTGACGCAGGCCGAAGTCGCGGAGCGCATCGGGCTGGTGCACCCCGTCTACAACCGCCTGGAGCGCGGGAAGATGCTGCCCAGCGTCCCCTCCCTCTACCGCCTCTGCCGCGAGTTGAACGTCTCTCCCGAGAAGCTGCTGGGCCTCACCGCGACAGGCGACGTTCGCAAGGGCACGCGGCCTCAGTCCAAGGCAGAGGACCTTCCGGAACTGCGGCGCCTCCTCCACCTCGCGCGCAAGCTGGACGCGGAGAAGCTGGACGCGCTTCTCCATGTCGCCTCGGCGCTGGCGCGCTGA
- a CDS encoding serine/threonine-protein kinase, giving the protein MPATTTDDLARTEASRRRRQLPPTPDRPLHLFTIEGIRYEAVRELVLMQTGEQLLLARRYPERIPSLPGFCFVRRLANPSTYLQRARLGEEIQLAFRLHHPAIAQVFHRKVHQGALHVVMESVDGPSLETLVSAGVARGRPVSEAFALYVGAEIAEALHHAHTLLDAAGQPLGVIHRDVNPRHVYVGTQGQVKLTNFGAAYSQVVGREESPANLVRGDVAYASPEYLARQPLSPRSDVFGLGVLLVELFTGKHLFDVEDVLRTPTGLASLYTEILPSLPLTQMQALLARFGPEDVEGAVASLSPDVKAMLHVALRASAEERFCTAADMRDAMRVALARRHPGFGRQEAAAEWAQVLAEGSGLRDEVEFGEGGLFREGLEAHELDGLKRE; this is encoded by the coding sequence ATGCCCGCTACAACAACCGATGACCTGGCTCGCACGGAAGCTTCTCGGCGTCGCAGGCAACTTCCACCGACGCCCGACAGACCTCTGCACCTCTTCACCATCGAAGGCATCCGCTACGAGGCTGTCCGCGAATTGGTGCTGATGCAGACGGGCGAGCAGCTGTTGCTGGCCCGTCGCTACCCGGAGCGGATCCCCTCGCTGCCCGGCTTCTGCTTCGTGCGACGGCTGGCGAACCCCTCCACGTACCTCCAGCGCGCGCGCCTGGGAGAGGAGATCCAGCTGGCCTTCCGCCTGCACCACCCGGCCATTGCCCAGGTCTTCCACAGGAAGGTGCACCAGGGCGCGCTTCACGTCGTCATGGAGTCCGTGGATGGCCCTTCGCTGGAGACGCTGGTGAGTGCGGGGGTCGCGCGCGGCCGGCCCGTCTCCGAGGCCTTCGCCCTTTATGTCGGTGCGGAGATCGCGGAGGCGCTGCACCACGCACATACGCTGCTGGACGCGGCCGGCCAGCCGCTGGGCGTCATCCACCGGGACGTCAACCCACGGCACGTCTACGTGGGGACGCAAGGCCAGGTGAAGCTGACGAACTTCGGCGCGGCGTACTCGCAGGTGGTGGGGCGCGAGGAATCACCCGCCAACCTCGTGCGGGGAGACGTGGCCTACGCCTCGCCGGAATACCTGGCTCGGCAGCCGCTTTCACCGCGCTCCGACGTCTTTGGCCTGGGTGTGCTGCTGGTGGAGCTCTTCACCGGCAAACACCTCTTCGACGTGGAGGACGTGCTGCGCACGCCCACGGGCCTGGCCTCGCTCTACACGGAGATCCTTCCCTCCCTGCCGCTGACGCAGATGCAGGCGCTGCTCGCCCGCTTCGGCCCGGAGGACGTCGAAGGGGCCGTGGCCTCACTCTCCCCGGACGTGAAGGCCATGCTGCATGTCGCGCTGCGCGCCAGCGCCGAGGAGCGGTTCTGCACGGCGGCGGACATGCGCGACGCCATGCGGGTCGCCCTTGCGAGACGGCACCCGGGCTTCGGCCGGCAGGAAGCGGCGGCGGAATGGGCCCAGGTGCTGGCGGAGGGCAGCGGCCTTCGCGACGAGGTGGAGTTCGGTGAGGGCGGCCTCTTCCGTGAGGGGCTGGAGGCCCACGAACTGGACGGCTTGAAGCGGGAGTAA
- a CDS encoding DUF2019 domain-containing protein: protein MRLEELVEQFAENVVAQNEAIFRGDAKTGNKHARKYGAAVDKLFAHGDAGRDALTVLLKHERMDVRVMAAAHLLRYRTAEARAVLEEAAKGQGLVPFGAQQALKRWEEGTWALDPG from the coding sequence ATGCGGTTGGAGGAACTGGTCGAGCAGTTCGCCGAGAACGTGGTCGCGCAGAACGAGGCCATCTTCCGGGGCGACGCCAAGACCGGAAACAAGCACGCCAGGAAGTACGGCGCCGCCGTCGATAAGCTTTTCGCGCACGGCGATGCCGGACGTGATGCCCTCACCGTGCTGCTCAAGCACGAGCGAATGGACGTGCGTGTGATGGCTGCCGCACATCTGCTCCGCTATCGAACGGCCGAAGCAAGAGCGGTCCTGGAGGAAGCTGCCAAGGGACAGGGACTGGTCCCGTTCGGAGCGCAGCAGGCATTGAAGCGCTGGGAAGAAGGCACCTGGGCACTCGATCCGGGATAG
- a CDS encoding universal stress protein: MTSQRSPTPPLLRSVLVATDFSPAGARAVERTARLPLAPGAAVILVHALPGRAPREFVEQARERAARTLAVVAHELHAALHDAGSSASVEARIVFGKPAPTLVSQAQAASADLVVLGRHGRRPVRDLFLGSTAEHVIRYGLPPVLVVHGLVEDRYHRPLVAVDAEETSRHAAEFLPALLEPRTPLRLIHAYESPLEYMVFPGLTRDERARYRERFKESALRELRPLHRHLDTLGLRYRQALEHGSPYSIILKEARRHRADLLALGTQARSGVSRILLGSVATDVIREAGCDVLVVRPPA; this comes from the coding sequence ATGACCTCCCAGCGAAGCCCGACGCCGCCCCTCCTCCGGTCCGTGCTTGTCGCCACCGACTTCTCGCCCGCTGGGGCGCGCGCGGTGGAGCGGACGGCCCGCCTGCCGCTCGCCCCGGGGGCGGCCGTCATCCTGGTGCACGCGCTGCCGGGCCGGGCGCCCCGGGAGTTCGTGGAGCAGGCCCGGGAGCGGGCGGCCAGGACGCTGGCGGTCGTCGCGCACGAGCTCCATGCCGCGCTCCACGACGCGGGCTCCAGCGCCTCCGTCGAGGCGAGGATCGTCTTCGGAAAGCCGGCGCCCACGCTCGTGAGCCAGGCCCAGGCGGCCAGCGCGGACCTCGTCGTCCTGGGGCGGCATGGCCGCCGGCCCGTCAGGGATTTGTTCCTGGGCTCCACCGCCGAGCACGTCATCCGGTACGGCCTGCCTCCGGTGCTCGTGGTCCACGGGCTCGTGGAGGACCGGTACCACCGGCCCCTGGTGGCCGTGGACGCCGAGGAGACGTCGCGGCACGCCGCGGAGTTCCTGCCCGCGCTGCTGGAGCCGCGCACGCCGCTGCGGCTCATCCACGCCTATGAGTCACCGCTGGAGTACATGGTCTTCCCCGGGCTGACGCGCGACGAACGCGCGCGGTACCGGGAGCGGTTCAAGGAGTCCGCGCTGCGCGAGCTCCGCCCACTTCACCGGCACCTGGACACGCTGGGGCTGCGCTACCGGCAGGCGCTGGAGCACGGCAGCCCGTACTCCATCATCCTGAAGGAGGCGCGCCGGCACCGGGCGGACCTGCTCGCGCTCGGCACCCAGGCGCGCTCCGGCGTGTCGCGCATCCTGCTGGGGAGCGTGGCGACGGACGTGATTCGCGAGGCGGGCTGCGACGTCCTCGTGGTCCGGCCTCCCGCGTAG